The stretch of DNA TGAAATACCCATTTTCAATCCAACAATGCCACCATCACTCCATCCAATAATATTAATGGAATCTAATTTTAAGTAATTAACTAATCCATCCCAATCCTTTGTGATTTGAGCATATGTCAAAGAATCTGTTTTCAACTCAGATTTTCCATGTCCTCTATTATCAGCAATAATAACTCTGTATTTAGTTTTAAAATAATCAATCTGATTTCCCATTGATTCAATATTACCTCCATTTCCGTGGATCAATAACAATGGCTCACCTTTTCCATATGCCTCATAATATATTTTTGTTTCATTTATTTCAGCATATTTTCCAACCGTTTGATTTTTTCCATAAGGAGTGTCAAATTTGAAATTCATTTCGACTTGAGCACTAGAAATTCCAAAAAGTAGAATGGCGAAAAGTAATAATAGTTGTTTGATTGAATTTTTCATATTGTCAGTTTTAATTGTAGTTAACGGTTTTATTTATGTCTTTAGTTTTTGTTATTTCTCTATGTGTATGGTGTTCCAATGACGTGAAAAACTATATCAAAAGCAATATGTGATATGATAGCGATTAATAGTCCTTGCTTCCAAAATATCCATCCAAATATGGAACCTGTTATTAAATTTCCAATCATTGTTACGCTAATTGTGAAAGGTGTTAGTTCCACGAAATTTTTCGACAAGGGAAGATGGATAAGCCCAAAAAATACTGCAGAAATTATTATACCTGACCAAACTATTTTATTTGATGCGTTTTCTACTTTTTTTAAAAATTGAATGATAGCAATTATTAAGGACATTAATCCTAACCTAAACATTATTTCTTCGCTAATTCCAGCTGAGAATGACACAAGAGCATAAAAAGGTTTGGATGGACGTGAAAGCTTACTTGAAACAGGGTAAAGCTCTTTTTGTAATTCAAATAAGCTCAATAAAAAGAGAGCTACTGCTACTGCTAAAAAAATACTTGTTAGGATAGATTTCCAATTTATCAATTCATTAATAGGCTCTTTAGAAAAGATTCTGGCAAGAAGAGGCGCACCCAGATTGGCTCTTGAAGAAACCCATAAACCAATAAAAACCAAAATGGCACCCAAGATTAGACTACTGATTCCAATTGTAGCTAAATCATCAAAAATTGATTCATTCAGCTTGATGTCTGTTCTGCCTGCTTCTATATTTAATCTTTTGACTTCTCTGCTAAAAAGGTATATTTATGACTGAACTAAAAATAAATAGCACAAGCACGGTTATAGAAACCTGCCAACGATACTTTTTCTTTTCTTTTTTATCCTGTATAATTGATGGTGTAAATAAGTTTTTCAATTGATTATGAGTAGTTTTTAATAAAGGTTAACTAGGGGATAATAATACTTTTTTTAACGAATATTTTTTTCCATTTCCAAACTCCAATTCCTAAAACTATAAATCCAATATTTAGAGCAAAAAGATATAATAAAATCCCAATAGGATTGAATCCGGTTGGTTCTTCTTGAACAGCTTTAGTTAAGTATAAAATAGAAGATTGTAGTTTATCATCTGTAAATAATTGGTTATTTGCAACATTGCTGCCCCAATGGATTCCAATCGCAAATAAAATCGTACCAGACCTGAGTAATGCTGTGGCAAATACCAAATGTCCAATAATTAAGGAAATAGAATAGAAGATGGCTCCAAATATTCCTATTCCAAAAACATCATGCATAGATATAAAAATTATTGACATAATAACATTAGCTCTGGTAAGGTTGGTAGTTGAAATTAACTTTTTGTAGATATACCCTCGACAAATTAATTCTTGTACTGCTGCTGTTGGTAAAATCCAATACAAATGTTTTAAAACATTCAAAAAATCTACATCTCTATTCAGATGAATGGTATCTCCAATTAGAATTGATTTAGAGTAATAACCAATTAATACAGCCAGTACACCTAAAACCAACCCTAGAGGTAGAAAATACAGATTTGTCTTTTTTAGATTAAGTCCGAGTTCGTTAAGACCTTTATTCTCTGTTTTATACATCACCCCGTTTACTATTATTAAGAGTATTGTGCCAATAAAAGGAAACACTTCTTTCAAGTTTGGGATTTTAATTATTGAGCTTAAAAAAAGAGCAATAATTATAAGTATACCAGCAAGAACTAGTCTCGATATATTAGGGTAATATTTAAAAATTCTATACATATTTAAATTCCAGTCAGGGTTTTATGTAGTATATAACTTCAAAATATGGGTAGCTTTAAAAAAATATGAGGATTAATATTTAAGGTGAAAAAAAGTTTAAATAAATATCACTTCACCATACAAACCGAATTCACATGCCCGTTTCCATCATATTCTTTCACACTATTATTGGGATCCACGACCCATATGCCGTCCACAATAAACTTATAATGATGTTTTCCTCCGGATAATGGCACAACATATTTCCATCCATAATCCATTTTTCGCATGACCAAATCATGTTTGTTCCAATTATTAAAGGAACCAGCTAAAGTGACTTTCTTGGCCTTCGTATAGCCTTTAAGTTTAAACGCTGTATATTTTTTTATATCTATAACTGAATTATATTCATGAAATTCATTTTCTATTTTATGGGGATTATTGGGATCCTCCATCCAATGCCCATCTACTATAAAACGGTATTGGTATATGTCCGGTTTTAATTGCAAAGTTAATTCCCAACCGGTTTCCGTTTTGTTCATTTTAAAAAGCGATTCGTCCCATTTATTAAAAGAACCCGCTAAAATAACTTTTTTAGCATCTTTATAGCCTTTTAATTTAAAACTGGCATTGCCATTTTTATCTGGGTAAGCCGTATACATTTTCAGGTTATATACACCTCGAAGTTTCCGTCCATTTTTTAGTGCCTTAGAAACGTTCGAGTCTTTTTTTGAAGGTTCTGCCCAATAAGCATTGTTTATAACAAATTTGAATTCCCATGAAAATTCATCTTTAAAATCTTCAATGTGTTTTCTAAGTTCATAGTTGAACTCATCAATTTTTTTCATCTGCCAATGATCTCTGGACCAAAGATTAAACTCTCCGGAAACAACCACATTTTCAATATCAAAATCTTCAAAATCATGAATTTGACCCGTATATTCTTGAGTGAATTTTGAATAATCTCTAACGTCGAAAGCAAATACAACAGTGTCTCCTTTTATTTCATAGCCTTTAAACGTATTGTTTTGTCCGTACGAGTAAAAACCTATAAAAGCAAAAACTAAATAACCGATATGTAACTTTATTTGCTTCACTGTGTATTTAATGGGTAATCAATAAAATATAATTTTTCTTTTTGATAATTAATTATGGTTCTTTTTTGAGCAAAAAACTCATAGCCCAAAATACCATCTAATTGCGTTCCAAAGGCTTCATTCATTTTATTTAAGTTTGTCAGTACTGTTAGCATGGGACCAAAATAAATAGTTTCACTTAGTTTAACGCGATGCAGTTTTCCTGCCAGAACTTCTATTTTTTTGTTACCAACACCGGATAAAGATAAGCGTCTTTTTGGAATAAAATATTTCAAAGCCTTTCTGTTAACTTTTCTGTTTATCTGGTTAAATTCTGCAGCGGTGTCTATTCCAAATTTAACTTTCTGATTGTTAATGGTTCCATTTACTATAATAGTATGGTTTTTTAAGTTAAAAGATAAACTATCTACAATTTTTTCTAAGTAGACATCATCATTTAGCTTATTTCCGAAACGGTCCACTTGCGTCAGCGTTATTTGATTTAAGTGTAAGTCTATAAAAACCTCATAATCTTTTAAAATATTATAGCCTATGATTCCTAAAAGCTTAATTTTTTTACTTTTTTCAATATGTGATATGTCAATAACATCAGAATCTTTATCATGAAGTTTTAAGCTTTCTAAGGCAAACGCTTCAATTCTTCTTTCATATGAATTATCAATAGACTGTATGACACCTGAAGTTTCTTGGTTTTTTCTCTGATATTCATAAAAATCAGGAAAATGAACCTTATTAAGGATCATGGTTTCAGAACCTGTATCAATAATAAAGCTCCCTTTTTTATTTAAAAGTTCAGCTTCCACAACAATTAAATGGTCAATTAATTTAAATGGAATTCTAGTGGTATAAGTATCTAAAACTTCTGCTTTAGTAAAAAATATAGGAGGAGAAGCATCATCATTCGCATTTGTCTGATTGATACTAAAAGCTAGAAATAATATAAAACAAAAGAGTCTTAGCATACTAATAAGACTAAAATAATAATGAATTGTTACATTATTTAAATCACAAATGATTATTTATGAAAATTTTAAGTTTTGTCCAGGTGTCTAGCAATTCTAAACCCACCCACCCATGGCCGGCATTTGGGTATAATGTGAACTGATTTATGACACCAAGATCTTCAAGTCTATCCCGTAAATCGGTTCCTTGCGTCGTAGGGATTAATGGGTCTTTACCTCCATAAAATAAAATGGTGGGAGGCGCAGAAGCAGTAACCTGGTGATAAGGGCTAACTTCTTCTAAAAATGGGGTTGTTCGATTGACCCCCAATAAGTCTAATAACTCCTGTAATTCAGTACTTGCGCTATTTAAATAAGCTGGATCTGTAAAATTAGTAGGCCCTACGATACTACAAACCATATTTGTGTTATTGTCGTTATCAAAAGCATAGCTCCATAAT from Flavivirga spongiicola encodes:
- a CDS encoding alpha/beta fold hydrolase, with product MKNSIKQLLLLFAILLFGISSAQVEMNFKFDTPYGKNQTVGKYAEINETKIYYEAYGKGEPLLLIHGNGGNIESMGNQIDYFKTKYRVIIADNRGHGKSELKTDSLTYAQITKDWDGLVNYLKLDSINIIGWSDGGIVGLKMGISGKSKINKIVAMGANLRPDSTAVNSWAVKSVMKSKKMVQSKIQEQDTTQDWNLQNQLLGLLGDQPNIPTKDLSKIKAKVLIIAGDEDIIRNKHSLEIYNNIPKAQLCIMPGETHFTPASNPELFNTIVNKFLSEPFKRPSSDWTKW
- a CDS encoding CPBP family intramembrane glutamic endopeptidase — translated: MGAILVFIGLWVSSRANLGAPLLARIFSKEPINELINWKSILTSIFLAVAVALFLLSLFELQKELYPVSSKLSRPSKPFYALVSFSAGISEEIMFRLGLMSLIIAIIQFLKKVENASNKIVWSGIIISAVFFGLIHLPLSKNFVELTPFTISVTMIGNLITGSIFGWIFWKQGLLIAIISHIAFDIVFHVIGTPYT
- a CDS encoding CPBP family intramembrane glutamic endopeptidase, which codes for MYRIFKYYPNISRLVLAGILIIIALFLSSIIKIPNLKEVFPFIGTILLIIVNGVMYKTENKGLNELGLNLKKTNLYFLPLGLVLGVLAVLIGYYSKSILIGDTIHLNRDVDFLNVLKHLYWILPTAAVQELICRGYIYKKLISTTNLTRANVIMSIIFISMHDVFGIGIFGAIFYSISLIIGHLVFATALLRSGTILFAIGIHWGSNVANNQLFTDDKLQSSILYLTKAVQEEPTGFNPIGILLYLFALNIGFIVLGIGVWKWKKIFVKKSIIIP
- a CDS encoding glycogen-binding domain-containing protein, with the protein product MKQIKLHIGYLVFAFIGFYSYGQNNTFKGYEIKGDTVVFAFDVRDYSKFTQEYTGQIHDFEDFDIENVVVSGEFNLWSRDHWQMKKIDEFNYELRKHIEDFKDEFSWEFKFVINNAYWAEPSKKDSNVSKALKNGRKLRGVYNLKMYTAYPDKNGNASFKLKGYKDAKKVILAGSFNKWDESLFKMNKTETGWELTLQLKPDIYQYRFIVDGHWMEDPNNPHKIENEFHEYNSVIDIKKYTAFKLKGYTKAKKVTLAGSFNNWNKHDLVMRKMDYGWKYVVPLSGGKHHYKFIVDGIWVVDPNNSVKEYDGNGHVNSVCMVK
- a CDS encoding retropepsin-like aspartic protease, translated to MLRLFCFILFLAFSINQTNANDDASPPIFFTKAEVLDTYTTRIPFKLIDHLIVVEAELLNKKGSFIIDTGSETMILNKVHFPDFYEYQRKNQETSGVIQSIDNSYERRIEAFALESLKLHDKDSDVIDISHIEKSKKIKLLGIIGYNILKDYEVFIDLHLNQITLTQVDRFGNKLNDDVYLEKIVDSLSFNLKNHTIIVNGTINNQKVKFGIDTAAEFNQINRKVNRKALKYFIPKRRLSLSGVGNKKIEVLAGKLHRVKLSETIYFGPMLTVLTNLNKMNEAFGTQLDGILGYEFFAQKRTIINYQKEKLYFIDYPLNTQ